In Rattus norvegicus strain BN/NHsdMcwi chromosome 1, GRCr8, whole genome shotgun sequence, a genomic segment contains:
- the Thap12 gene encoding 52 kDa repressor of the inhibitor of the protein kinase, which translates to MPNFCAAPNCTRKSTQSDLAFFRFPRDPARCQKWVENCRRADLEDKTPDQLNKHYRLCAKHFETSMICRTSPYRTVLRDNAIPTIFDLTSHLNNPHSRHRKRIKELSEDEIRTLKQKKIEETSEQEQETNSNAQNPSAEVGNQQDGNVLPLTLEEKENKEYLKSLFEILILMGKQNIPLDGHEADEIPEGLFAPDNFQALLECRINSGEEVLRKRFETTAVNTLFCSKTQQRQMLEICESCIREETLREVRDSHFFSIITDDVVDIAGEEHLPVLVRFVDDAHNLREEFVGFLPYEADAEILAVKFHTTITEKWGLNMEYCRGQAYIVSSGFSSKMKVVASRLLEKYPQAVYTLCSSCALNAWLAKSVPVIGVSVALGTIEEVCSFFHRSPQLLLELDNVISVLFQNSEERGKELKEICHSQWTGRHDAFEILVDLLQALVLCLDGINSDTNIRWNNYIAGRAFVLCSAVTDFDFIVTIVVLKNVLSFTRAFGKNLQGQTSDVFFAASSLTAVLHSLNEVMENIEVYHEFWFEEATNLATKLDIQMKLPGKFRRAQQGNLESQLTSESYYKDALSVPTVEHIIQELKDIFSEQHLKALKCLSLVPSVMGQLKFNTSEEHHADMYRSDLPNPDTLSAELHCWRIKWKHRGKDIELPSTIYEALHLPDIKFFPNVYALLKVLCILPVMKVENERYENGRKRLKAYLRNTLTDQRSSNLALLNINFDIKHDLDLMVDTYIKLYTNKSELPTNNSETIENT; encoded by the exons ATGCCAGAAGTGGGTTGAAAATTGTAGGAGAGCAGACTTAGAAGATAAAACACCTGATCAACTCAATAAACATTATCGACTATGTGCCAAACACTTTGAGACCTCTATGATCTGTAGAACT agtcCTTATCGCACAGTTCTTCGAGATAATGCAATACCCACAATATTTGATCTTACCAGTCATTTGAACAATCCACATAGCAGACACAGAAAACGAATAAAAGAATTG agTGAAGATGAAATCAGGActctgaaacagaaaaaaa TTGAGGAAACTTCTGAACAAgaacaggaaactaacagcaatGCTCAGAACCCCAGTGCAGAAGTGGGGAACCAGCAGGATGGAAATGTGTTGCCTTTAACCCTTGAagagaaggagaacaaagagtaCCTCAAATCATTATTTGAGATTCTGATTCTCATGGGAAAGCAGAACATACCCTTGGATGGGCACGAGGCTGACGAGATCCCAGAGGGTCTCTTTGCTCCAGATAACTTCCAGGCACTCCTAGAGTGCCGTATCAATTCTGGAGAAGAAGTCCTAAGGAAGCGCTTTGAGACCACGGCGGTCAACACGTTATTCTGTTCTAAaacccagcagaggcagatgctggagATCTGTGAGAGCTGCATTCGGGAGGAGACACtcagggaagtgagagactcacACTTCTTTTCCATTATCACAGACGACGTGGTAGACATAGCAGGAGAAGAGCACCTGCCCGTGCTGGTGAGGTTTGTCGATGATGCTCATAACCTGAGAGAGGAGTTTGTGGGATTTCTGCCATATGAAGCTGACGCAGAGATTTTGGCTGTGAAATTTCACACTACAATAACCGAGAAATGGGGATTGAATATGGAATATTGTCGTGGTCAGGCTTACATTGTGTCCAGTGGATTTTCTTCCAAAATGAAAGTTGTTGCTTCAAGACTTTTAGAAAAATATCCCCAGGCCGTCTACACCCTCTGTTCTTCCTGTGCCTTAAATGCATGGTTGGCAAAGTCTGTCCCTGTGATCGGGGTGTCTGTGGCTTTAGGAACCATTGAGGAAGTCTGTTCTTTTTTCCATCGATCACCACAGCTGCTTTTAGAACTTGACAACGTAATTTCTGTTCTTTTCCAGAATAGTGAAGAGCGAGGTAAAGAACTGAAGGAAATTTGTCATTCACAGTGGACAGGCAGGCACGATGCCTTTGAAATCTTGGTGGATCTCCTGCAAGCACTTGTCTTATGTTTAGATGGTATAAATAGCGACACAAATATTAGGTGGAATAACTATATAGCTGGACGAGCGTTTGTACTCTGTAGTGCAGTGACAGATTTCGATTTCATTGTTaccattgttgttcttaaaaaTGTGTTATCTTTTACGAGGGCCTTTGGGAAGAATCTCCAGGGACAAACCTCTGATGTCTTCTTCGCAGCCAGCAGCTTAACTGCCGTACTGCACTCACTTAATGAGGTGATGGAAAACATCGAAGTTTATCATGAGTTTTGGTTTGAGGAAGCCACAAATTTAGCAACCAAACTTGACATTCAAATGAAGCTGCCAGGGAAGTTCCGGAGAGCCCAACAAGGTAACCTGGAATCTCAGCTAACCTCCGAGAGTTACTATAAAGATGCTCTCAGTGTTCCAACAGTAGAGCACATTATTCAGGAACTTAAAGATATTTTCTCTGAACAGCACCTCAAAGCTCTGAAGTGCCTGTCTCTGGTACCCTCAGTGATGGGGCAGCTCAAGTTTAACACATCCGAAGAGCACCATGCTGATATGTACAGAAGTGACCTACCCAATCCTGACACGCTCTCTGCCGAGCTTCACTGTTGGAGAATCAAGTggaaacacagaggaaaagataTCGAGCTCCCGTCCACCATTTATGAAGCCCTCCATCTTCCTGACATCAAGTTTTTCCCTAATGTATATGCTTTGCTGAAGGTCTTATGTATTCTTCCTGTGATGAAAGTTGAGAATGAGCGCTATGAAAATGGACGAAAGCGTCTCAAAGCATACCTGCGGAACACTCTGACAGACCAGAGGTCAAGCAATTTGGCTTTGCTTAACATAAATTTTGATATAAAACATGATTTAGATTTAATGGTGGACACATACATCAAACTCTATACAAATAAATCAGAGCTTCCTACAAATAATTCAGAAACCATTGAAAATAcctaa
- the Thap12 gene encoding 52 kDa repressor of the inhibitor of the protein kinase isoform X1 gives MGKQNIPLDGHEADEIPEGLFAPDNFQALLECRINSGEEVLRKRFETTAVNTLFCSKTQQRQMLEICESCIREETLREVRDSHFFSIITDDVVDIAGEEHLPVLVRFVDDAHNLREEFVGFLPYEADAEILAVKFHTTITEKWGLNMEYCRGQAYIVSSGFSSKMKVVASRLLEKYPQAVYTLCSSCALNAWLAKSVPVIGVSVALGTIEEVCSFFHRSPQLLLELDNVISVLFQNSEERGKELKEICHSQWTGRHDAFEILVDLLQALVLCLDGINSDTNIRWNNYIAGRAFVLCSAVTDFDFIVTIVVLKNVLSFTRAFGKNLQGQTSDVFFAASSLTAVLHSLNEVMENIEVYHEFWFEEATNLATKLDIQMKLPGKFRRAQQGNLESQLTSESYYKDALSVPTVEHIIQELKDIFSEQHLKALKCLSLVPSVMGQLKFNTSEEHHADMYRSDLPNPDTLSAELHCWRIKWKHRGKDIELPSTIYEALHLPDIKFFPNVYALLKVLCILPVMKVENERYENGRKRLKAYLRNTLTDQRSSNLALLNINFDIKHDLDLMVDTYIKLYTNKSELPTNNSETIENT, from the coding sequence ATGGGAAAGCAGAACATACCCTTGGATGGGCACGAGGCTGACGAGATCCCAGAGGGTCTCTTTGCTCCAGATAACTTCCAGGCACTCCTAGAGTGCCGTATCAATTCTGGAGAAGAAGTCCTAAGGAAGCGCTTTGAGACCACGGCGGTCAACACGTTATTCTGTTCTAAaacccagcagaggcagatgctggagATCTGTGAGAGCTGCATTCGGGAGGAGACACtcagggaagtgagagactcacACTTCTTTTCCATTATCACAGACGACGTGGTAGACATAGCAGGAGAAGAGCACCTGCCCGTGCTGGTGAGGTTTGTCGATGATGCTCATAACCTGAGAGAGGAGTTTGTGGGATTTCTGCCATATGAAGCTGACGCAGAGATTTTGGCTGTGAAATTTCACACTACAATAACCGAGAAATGGGGATTGAATATGGAATATTGTCGTGGTCAGGCTTACATTGTGTCCAGTGGATTTTCTTCCAAAATGAAAGTTGTTGCTTCAAGACTTTTAGAAAAATATCCCCAGGCCGTCTACACCCTCTGTTCTTCCTGTGCCTTAAATGCATGGTTGGCAAAGTCTGTCCCTGTGATCGGGGTGTCTGTGGCTTTAGGAACCATTGAGGAAGTCTGTTCTTTTTTCCATCGATCACCACAGCTGCTTTTAGAACTTGACAACGTAATTTCTGTTCTTTTCCAGAATAGTGAAGAGCGAGGTAAAGAACTGAAGGAAATTTGTCATTCACAGTGGACAGGCAGGCACGATGCCTTTGAAATCTTGGTGGATCTCCTGCAAGCACTTGTCTTATGTTTAGATGGTATAAATAGCGACACAAATATTAGGTGGAATAACTATATAGCTGGACGAGCGTTTGTACTCTGTAGTGCAGTGACAGATTTCGATTTCATTGTTaccattgttgttcttaaaaaTGTGTTATCTTTTACGAGGGCCTTTGGGAAGAATCTCCAGGGACAAACCTCTGATGTCTTCTTCGCAGCCAGCAGCTTAACTGCCGTACTGCACTCACTTAATGAGGTGATGGAAAACATCGAAGTTTATCATGAGTTTTGGTTTGAGGAAGCCACAAATTTAGCAACCAAACTTGACATTCAAATGAAGCTGCCAGGGAAGTTCCGGAGAGCCCAACAAGGTAACCTGGAATCTCAGCTAACCTCCGAGAGTTACTATAAAGATGCTCTCAGTGTTCCAACAGTAGAGCACATTATTCAGGAACTTAAAGATATTTTCTCTGAACAGCACCTCAAAGCTCTGAAGTGCCTGTCTCTGGTACCCTCAGTGATGGGGCAGCTCAAGTTTAACACATCCGAAGAGCACCATGCTGATATGTACAGAAGTGACCTACCCAATCCTGACACGCTCTCTGCCGAGCTTCACTGTTGGAGAATCAAGTggaaacacagaggaaaagataTCGAGCTCCCGTCCACCATTTATGAAGCCCTCCATCTTCCTGACATCAAGTTTTTCCCTAATGTATATGCTTTGCTGAAGGTCTTATGTATTCTTCCTGTGATGAAAGTTGAGAATGAGCGCTATGAAAATGGACGAAAGCGTCTCAAAGCATACCTGCGGAACACTCTGACAGACCAGAGGTCAAGCAATTTGGCTTTGCTTAACATAAATTTTGATATAAAACATGATTTAGATTTAATGGTGGACACATACATCAAACTCTATACAAATAAATCAGAGCTTCCTACAAATAATTCAGAAACCATTGAAAATAcctaa